A genomic window from Deltaproteobacteria bacterium includes:
- the dksA gene encoding RNA polymerase-binding protein DksA, with protein MNSEKMEFFRSMLNQKINDLLSEAEKTVSEMTTGKDNFPDPNDRASLEADRNFELRIRDRERRLILKMREAIQRIDDGVFGICESCGGPISEKRLMARPVTVNCIDCKTREEKLEKMKGA; from the coding sequence ATGAATTCGGAGAAAATGGAATTTTTCAGGTCTATGTTGAATCAGAAGATCAATGATCTCTTGAGTGAAGCAGAAAAAACCGTTTCCGAAATGACCACTGGTAAAGATAATTTCCCTGACCCTAATGACCGGGCTTCTTTAGAGGCGGACAGGAATTTTGAATTACGCATCCGGGACCGGGAGCGGAGATTGATTCTGAAAATGCGGGAAGCCATCCAGCGTATTGATGACGGGGTTTTTGGCATTTGTGAATCTTGTGGGGGGCCAATATCTGAAAAAAGATTGATGGCCCGGCCGGTAACTGTTAATTGTATTGACTGCAAAACCAGAGAAGAAAAACTGGAAAAAATGAAGGGAGCATGA
- the priA gene encoding primosomal protein N', with protein sequence MYVRVAVNIPADKIFSYSAPATLVGEATIGRRVLVPFGKKVVSGYILETDTVADVDNIRDIAELTDQQPFFSEQDLLFYRWIAGYYLYPLGKTLFDILPGDVTPKQEKAVALVSEPQDIKLGIRQEQLVDFLRQQGTTFVSALKKEFKNAPYLVNSLQKKGIIFLEEKEVYRCSKELPALESLPGRIILNSEQEKAVQEILAGLAERRFAPYLLHGVTGSGKTEVYLRVIEKVWELGGGVIFLVPEIALTPQLMARVKGRFKEEEMAVIHSGVTKNVRYDQWRRIQKGEVKIVIGARSALFVPMQDLRLIVVDEEHDGSYKQDDRLRYNARDMAIVKAKLSAAAVVLGSATPAVQTYFNARKKKYHYLALPERIESRALPVVKIVDMRTVRDEKAEVPILAPTLREAIAHTLTEKKQALLFLNRRGFDTVVLCPDCGYVFKCLNCELTLTHHAALGILKCHCCDYAIKFRPSIGVVTTLCPSCGGRRIRSFGLGTEKLEEEVKRIFPDARIARMDSDTTTRRGDTERILRSLARQEVDILVGTQMITKGHDFPQITLVGVVAADLSLNVPDFRAGERTFQILTQVAGRGGRGDTPGLVIVQTFNPEHYAVRRAQNHDYHGFYEEEIKLRRNLVYPPYARLVNLHFSSLRKDQGRVGVAMIGKLARSLALTDKMDKKIEILGPAEAPVAKLRGRYRWQLLLKGDDIRAQVSIIDAIRAEAVKQGLEVKVDVDPMNFM encoded by the coding sequence ATGTATGTTCGAGTTGCCGTCAATATACCCGCGGATAAAATTTTTTCCTACTCGGCGCCCGCAACGCTGGTCGGGGAAGCAACTATCGGCCGGCGCGTCCTTGTCCCGTTCGGTAAAAAGGTTGTGAGCGGCTATATTCTGGAAACCGATACGGTCGCCGATGTTGATAATATCAGGGATATTGCCGAATTAACAGACCAGCAACCTTTCTTCAGTGAACAGGATTTGCTTTTTTACCGCTGGATTGCCGGCTATTACCTTTATCCTTTGGGGAAGACGCTCTTTGATATCTTGCCTGGTGACGTTACGCCGAAGCAGGAAAAGGCGGTCGCGCTTGTTTCGGAGCCGCAAGATATCAAATTAGGAATTCGGCAGGAGCAGTTAGTTGATTTTCTCCGTCAGCAAGGGACTACCTTTGTTTCCGCCCTTAAAAAAGAGTTTAAGAATGCCCCTTATCTGGTTAATAGCCTGCAAAAAAAAGGAATCATTTTCCTCGAGGAGAAAGAGGTTTACCGTTGCTCGAAGGAATTGCCTGCCCTGGAGAGCCTGCCCGGCCGCATTATCTTAAACAGCGAACAGGAAAAAGCTGTCCAGGAGATTTTAGCGGGGCTGGCGGAGCGACGGTTTGCACCTTATCTGCTCCATGGCGTAACCGGCAGCGGCAAGACGGAAGTATATCTACGGGTAATAGAAAAAGTGTGGGAATTAGGGGGAGGAGTGATCTTCCTGGTTCCGGAAATTGCCCTCACCCCGCAACTGATGGCGCGGGTCAAGGGGAGATTCAAGGAAGAGGAGATGGCAGTAATACACAGCGGCGTTACCAAAAACGTCCGTTATGACCAGTGGCGGAGAATACAAAAAGGAGAAGTTAAAATCGTCATCGGCGCCCGTTCCGCCCTCTTTGTGCCGATGCAGGACTTGCGTCTGATTGTCGTTGATGAGGAACACGACGGGTCCTATAAACAGGATGACCGGTTGCGCTACAATGCCCGCGACATGGCGATTGTCAAGGCCAAATTAAGCGCCGCCGCGGTGGTTTTAGGTTCCGCTACGCCGGCCGTGCAAACTTATTTTAATGCCCGGAAGAAAAAATATCACTATCTGGCCTTGCCCGAAAGGATTGAAAGCAGGGCCTTGCCGGTAGTGAAAATAGTGGATATGAGAACCGTCCGGGATGAAAAAGCAGAGGTGCCGATTCTGGCCCCGACCTTGCGGGAGGCGATAGCCCATACCCTGACGGAAAAAAAGCAGGCGCTGCTCTTCCTGAACCGGCGGGGTTTTGACACGGTAGTGCTCTGTCCCGATTGCGGGTATGTTTTCAAGTGCCTGAATTGTGAGCTTACCCTCACCCATCATGCCGCCCTGGGTATTTTAAAATGCCACTGCTGTGACTACGCCATCAAGTTCAGGCCCTCTATCGGGGTCGTCACCACCCTTTGCCCCAGTTGCGGCGGGCGCCGTATCCGCAGTTTCGGCCTCGGCACGGAAAAATTGGAGGAGGAGGTAAAACGTATCTTTCCGGACGCCCGGATCGCCCGTATGGACAGCGATACCACTACCCGCCGCGGCGATACCGAAAGGATACTCCGGTCGCTGGCCAGGCAGGAAGTGGACATCCTCGTGGGCACGCAAATGATTACCAAGGGTCATGATTTCCCGCAGATCACGCTGGTGGGGGTGGTGGCCGCCGACCTCTCCCTGAATGTCCCCGATTTCCGGGCCGGGGAAAGGACTTTTCAGATCCTGACTCAAGTTGCCGGCCGGGGTGGCCGGGGAGATACGCCGGGTCTGGTTATTGTGCAGACGTTCAATCCCGAACACTATGCGGTCCGCAGGGCTCAGAACCACGATTATCACGGCTTTTATGAGGAGGAGATCAAGCTGAGAAGGAACCTTGTCTATCCTCCATATGCCAGGCTCGTGAATCTGCATTTCAGCAGCCTCAGAAAAGACCAGGGCCGCGTGGGTGTCGCAATGATCGGCAAGCTGGCGCGCAGTTTGGCCTTAACCGATAAGATGGACAAAAAGATCGAAATCCTTGGCCCGGCGGAGGCGCCGGTGGCCAAGTTAAGGGGCCGATATCGTTGGCAACTCCTCTTGAAGGGCGATGATATCAGGGCGCAGGTTTCCATTATTGATGCCATACGGGCGGAAGCGGTCAAACAGGGGCTGGAAGTCAAGGTTGACGTTGATCCCATGAATTTTATGTGA
- a CDS encoding NTP transferase domain-containing protein, giving the protein MFSTIILAAGKGTRMKSDLVKVLHPLCGKPLLSYVVEAARLVGSQDISLIVGYQADAVREKFPDAGLNFIEQRELLGTGHAVLQAHARFANYTGDILILCGDVPLLQAATIRSLWACHRQEKTAVTVLTTVLTNATGYGRIVKGPGGKVVRIVEERDATETEKEIKEINTGIYCVDSHFLFDALRKINNENAQHEYYLTDIIAIAHKSGKGVSSLIAADHREVMGINTPEELSEAHHYLEKRMGPSAED; this is encoded by the coding sequence ATGTTCAGTACCATAATACTGGCGGCGGGCAAAGGGACGAGGATGAAGTCCGATCTCGTGAAGGTGTTGCATCCCCTTTGCGGGAAGCCGCTTTTGAGCTATGTGGTGGAGGCGGCCAGGTTGGTCGGTTCACAGGATATCTCTTTAATTGTCGGTTATCAGGCCGATGCCGTGCGGGAAAAATTCCCGGATGCGGGCCTCAATTTTATCGAGCAGCGAGAACTGCTGGGCACGGGGCACGCTGTGCTGCAGGCGCACGCAAGATTCGCGAATTATACGGGTGATATCCTCATCCTCTGCGGCGATGTCCCCCTGCTTCAGGCGGCCACAATACGTTCTTTATGGGCCTGCCATCGTCAGGAAAAAACAGCCGTTACCGTTTTGACCACGGTTTTGACTAATGCCACCGGCTACGGGAGAATCGTCAAGGGACCGGGTGGGAAGGTGGTAAGGATTGTCGAAGAACGGGACGCGACCGAGACCGAGAAAGAAATAAAAGAAATCAATACGGGGATTTACTGCGTTGATAGCCATTTCCTTTTTGATGCCCTCCGGAAGATTAATAACGAAAATGCCCAGCATGAGTACTATCTTACCGATATTATTGCCATTGCCCATAAAAGTGGCAAGGGGGTGTCAAGCCTCATTGCCGCCGATCACCGGGAAGTGATGGGGATCAATACACCGGAGGAATTGAGTGAAGCGCATCATTACCTGGAAAAACGGATGGGACCAAGTGCTGAGGACTAA
- the dusB gene encoding tRNA dihydrouridine synthase DusB, with protein sequence MQIGNILLKNNVCLAPMAGITNLPFRTLMKDFGCALTSTEMISANGLTRNSTRSFEYLSSSSVDKPLSVQLFGSDPLVLAEAAKIVTGQGADLIDINMGCPARKIVRNGAGSALLKNPLQIGNIIKAVREAILVPLTVKIRSGPSPREINALEVARIAEDCGADAIIVHPRTADQGFGGRADWDVIQQVKEGIRIPVVGNGDIRQAADALGMISHTGCDGVMVGRGALGNPWLIGEIIACLAGRDLPPCPSLPERLNVISHHLDMELQYHGEAWGSRNFRKHLLWYTKSLPGGAKFRKLAVNLKGKESILEELQRFFLAVKNL encoded by the coding sequence ATGCAGATCGGCAATATTTTGCTGAAAAATAATGTTTGTCTGGCGCCGATGGCGGGCATAACCAATTTGCCGTTCCGGACGCTCATGAAAGATTTCGGTTGCGCCCTGACTTCTACCGAGATGATCAGCGCCAACGGCCTGACCAGAAATTCTACGCGGAGTTTTGAATATCTGAGTTCATCCTCGGTTGACAAACCACTGTCGGTTCAGTTGTTCGGTTCTGATCCGCTTGTTCTGGCCGAAGCAGCGAAGATTGTCACCGGACAAGGGGCCGATCTTATTGACATAAATATGGGCTGCCCAGCCAGGAAGATTGTGCGGAACGGCGCCGGTTCAGCCTTGCTGAAAAATCCGCTGCAAATTGGCAATATTATTAAAGCGGTAAGGGAGGCGATCCTGGTTCCATTGACGGTAAAAATCCGTTCCGGCCCCAGCCCCCGAGAGATAAATGCCCTGGAAGTAGCCCGCATCGCCGAAGACTGCGGCGCCGATGCGATTATTGTTCATCCCCGTACGGCAGATCAGGGTTTCGGCGGCCGGGCCGATTGGGACGTTATCCAGCAGGTAAAAGAGGGGATTAGGATACCTGTGGTAGGCAACGGCGACATCCGCCAGGCTGCCGACGCCTTGGGCATGATAAGTCATACCGGCTGCGATGGTGTGATGGTGGGCCGGGGCGCCCTGGGCAATCCCTGGCTCATCGGTGAAATCATTGCGTGCCTGGCTGGTCGTGACCTGCCCCCCTGTCCATCCCTGCCGGAAAGGTTAAACGTCATCTCGCACCACCTGGATATGGAGCTGCAATATCATGGTGAAGCCTGGGGCAGCCGTAATTTCCGCAAACATCTCCTCTGGTACACCAAGAGTCTGCCGGGAGGCGCCAAATTCAGGAAACTGGCGGTTAATCTGAAAGGGAAAGAGTCCATCTTGGAAGAATTGCAGCGTTTCTTCCTTGCCGTTAAAAACCTGTGA
- a CDS encoding Eco57I restriction-modification methylase domain-containing protein: protein MTAPQEITALVEHFTRNRESYQSGKYNETQLRREFIDPFFKALGWDIDNTAGHAEIYKDVVHEDAIKVGSATKAPDYCFRIGGTRKFFVEAKKPSVNIATNVGPAYQLRRYAWSAKLPLSILTDFDEFAVYDCRIKPDKNDKTSTARIMYLNAPDYLSRWAEITAIFSKDAVLKGAFDRYADTAKLKKGTAGVDTAFLGEIETWREMLARNIALRNPHLTQRELNTAVTATINRIIFLRICEDRGIETYGQLMALQNGVGTYERLIKIYYAADDKYNSGLFHFRPEKDRPASPDTLALNLAVDDKTLKDIFRSLYYPDSPYEFSVLPADILGQVYEQFLGKVIHLSDGHRAKVEDKPEVKKAGGVYYTPTYIVDYIVRNTVGKLLPLGNAADAAPPGKELGTTTPRRAAGIRILDPACGSGSFLLGAYQYLLDWHLVWYLDNDPEKRLKGKSPVLCQKSGGGWQLTTSERKRILLNNIYGVDIDPQAVEVTKLSLLLKVLEGENEQTLFNQLKLFHERALPDLGNNIKCGNSLIGPDFYDNQQLGFFDDEERYRVNVFDWDKEFPEIMKAGGFDVVIGNPPYIRIQAMKEWVPWEVEFYKSRYAAASKGNYDIYVVFVEKGLTLLNSRGLLGFILPHKFFNAQYGEPLRALLSSGNHLSGIVHFGDRQVFGGATTYTCLLFLDKGGSKNFQFMRVDDLERWRSNGQSAKDTIPAAHISAAEWNFIAGPGKGLLHKLQQLPVRLEDVTNRIFQGIKTSADKIYILEKLEQAPHRVKVYSREKNSAYWLEPELLHPLVKGGDSKRYHLSRTARFILFPYAKQGNDLTSLIPENVLKDRYPLTWQYLLDNKIYLENREDGKMKGAKWYGYGRIQALDVMPLAKIFTPDIAAQAAFSLDERGDVFFTGGVAGGYGILVSPQYSREYVLGLLNSKLAEWFIRQTAAQMRGGYYSYESRFISKLPIRCLDSTNPADQARHDRMVALVEQMLSLHKKLAAAQTDHEKTNLQRQIDATDSQIDRLVYDLYELTEEEIGIVEKG, encoded by the coding sequence ATGACCGCTCCCCAGGAAATCACCGCGTTGGTTGAACATTTTACCCGGAACCGTGAATCCTATCAATCGGGTAAATACAACGAAACGCAACTGCGCCGGGAGTTTATTGATCCCTTTTTTAAAGCCCTCGGCTGGGATATAGACAATACGGCCGGTCATGCCGAGATCTATAAAGATGTAGTCCATGAGGATGCCATCAAGGTGGGCAGCGCCACCAAGGCCCCGGACTACTGTTTCCGCATCGGGGGAACGCGGAAATTCTTTGTGGAAGCGAAGAAACCCTCCGTAAACATCGCCACCAATGTCGGCCCTGCCTATCAGCTCCGGCGCTACGCCTGGTCCGCCAAGCTCCCCCTTTCCATCCTCACCGATTTTGACGAATTCGCGGTCTATGACTGCCGGATTAAACCGGACAAGAACGATAAAACCTCCACGGCGCGAATCATGTATCTGAACGCTCCGGACTATCTGAGCCGCTGGGCAGAGATCACTGCCATTTTTTCCAAAGACGCTGTATTGAAGGGCGCTTTTGATCGCTATGCCGATACGGCCAAGTTGAAGAAAGGCACGGCCGGGGTGGATACAGCCTTTCTCGGCGAGATTGAAACGTGGCGCGAGATGCTGGCCCGGAATATCGCCCTGCGCAATCCGCACCTGACCCAGCGGGAACTCAACACGGCGGTCACGGCGACCATTAATCGTATCATTTTCCTGCGCATCTGCGAAGACCGGGGCATCGAGACCTATGGACAGCTCATGGCCCTGCAGAACGGCGTCGGAACGTATGAACGCCTCATTAAAATTTACTACGCCGCCGACGACAAATACAACTCCGGTCTTTTTCACTTCCGTCCGGAGAAAGACCGTCCCGCCTCGCCCGATACGCTGGCGCTGAATCTGGCCGTTGATGACAAAACCCTGAAGGATATCTTCCGCAGCCTCTATTATCCCGACAGTCCCTATGAATTCTCCGTCCTGCCCGCCGATATCCTGGGCCAGGTCTATGAGCAGTTCCTGGGGAAGGTGATTCATCTGTCCGATGGGCACCGGGCGAAGGTGGAGGACAAGCCGGAGGTCAAGAAGGCAGGCGGCGTTTACTATACGCCGACCTATATCGTGGATTATATTGTCAGAAACACCGTGGGCAAACTGCTGCCCCTCGGAAATGCAGCCGATGCTGCGCCCCCCGGCAAAGAGCTCGGAACAACCACCCCCCGGCGGGCCGCCGGCATCCGCATCCTCGATCCGGCCTGCGGTTCGGGCTCGTTTCTGCTCGGCGCCTATCAGTACCTGCTGGACTGGCATCTGGTCTGGTACCTGGATAATGATCCGGAGAAGCGGCTCAAGGGCAAATCTCCCGTCCTCTGCCAGAAATCGGGCGGCGGTTGGCAGCTCACCACGTCGGAGCGGAAGCGCATCCTGCTCAACAACATCTACGGCGTGGACATTGACCCCCAGGCCGTAGAGGTCACGAAACTCTCGCTCCTCCTCAAGGTCCTGGAAGGAGAAAACGAACAGACACTGTTTAACCAACTGAAACTCTTCCATGAACGGGCGCTCCCCGATCTGGGCAACAACATCAAGTGCGGCAACTCCCTCATCGGCCCGGATTTCTACGACAATCAGCAGTTGGGCTTCTTTGACGACGAGGAACGGTACCGGGTCAATGTCTTCGATTGGGATAAAGAATTTCCGGAGATTATGAAGGCTGGCGGTTTTGATGTCGTGATCGGGAATCCGCCCTACATCCGTATCCAGGCGATGAAGGAGTGGGTGCCTTGGGAAGTGGAGTTCTACAAATCACGCTACGCCGCTGCAAGCAAAGGAAACTACGATATTTATGTTGTTTTTGTGGAAAAGGGATTGACGCTTTTAAACAGCCGCGGTCTGCTGGGATTCATCCTGCCCCACAAGTTCTTCAATGCCCAATATGGAGAACCTCTGCGGGCTCTGCTGTCCTCAGGCAACCATCTTTCCGGTATCGTTCATTTCGGAGATCGTCAGGTGTTCGGCGGTGCCACAACCTACACATGCCTGTTATTTCTCGATAAAGGCGGTAGTAAAAACTTTCAATTTATGAGAGTTGATGACCTTGAACGCTGGCGGAGCAATGGCCAGAGTGCGAAAGACACAATACCAGCCGCCCACATTTCTGCTGCAGAATGGAACTTTATTGCCGGTCCGGGGAAAGGGTTACTGCATAAGCTTCAACAACTGCCCGTAAGGCTTGAAGATGTTACCAACCGCATCTTCCAAGGCATTAAAACGAGCGCTGATAAAATATATATTCTTGAAAAACTTGAACAAGCGCCTCATCGTGTAAAGGTCTATTCACGAGAGAAAAATAGCGCCTACTGGCTTGAACCTGAGCTTCTTCATCCTTTGGTAAAAGGCGGAGACAGCAAACGATACCATCTCTCCCGCACCGCCCGATTCATTCTTTTCCCCTACGCAAAACAAGGGAATGACCTCACCTCGTTGATCCCTGAAAACGTTTTGAAAGACCGATATCCGCTCACTTGGCAATATCTTCTTGATAACAAGATCTATCTTGAAAATCGAGAGGATGGCAAGATGAAAGGGGCAAAATGGTATGGTTATGGACGCATACAGGCCTTAGATGTAATGCCTCTCGCCAAGATATTTACTCCCGACATTGCTGCCCAGGCAGCATTTTCCCTCGATGAAAGGGGCGACGTATTTTTTACCGGTGGCGTAGCCGGGGGGTACGGCATCCTTGTTTCTCCTCAGTATTCCCGTGAGTACGTTTTGGGGCTTCTCAACAGCAAATTGGCAGAATGGTTCATCAGGCAAACTGCTGCTCAAATGAGGGGCGGTTACTACAGTTATGAATCCCGTTTCATAAGCAAGCTTCCCATACGGTGCCTTGATTCTACCAATCCCGCCGACCAGGCCCGTCACGACCGCATGGTGGCGCTGGTTGAACAGATGCTTTCCCTGCACAAGAAACTGGCCGCGGCCCAAACGGATCATGAAAAAACCAACCTCCAGCGCCAGATTGACGCCACAGACTCCCAGATTGACCGTCTCGTTTACGATCTCTACGAACTCACGGAAGAGGAAATCGGGATCGTGGAAAAGGGATAA
- a CDS encoding GNAT family N-acetyltransferase, producing MKTLTSQRLTLRPLREGEVAMICSLLGDAKTMSYLFAGRAMNKTEALAFIDVHFTSENEPTGMGVLIDHRSSELVGFAGIIATSCIGQEDYEFGFVVKEQFRGRRYATEIGCQQIVYGLEVLGLPRILALAHPNNQPSLTVIEKHLEMVRVATIPATHERGDRDVFCRERCHGAW from the coding sequence ATGAAGACCTTGACATCCCAGCGATTGACTTTACGACCCCTTCGGGAAGGGGAGGTCGCCATGATCTGCTCGCTTCTCGGGGACGCGAAGACGATGTCGTATCTCTTCGCGGGTCGTGCCATGAACAAGACAGAGGCACTCGCTTTCATTGACGTCCACTTCACCTCGGAGAATGAACCAACCGGAATGGGTGTACTTATTGACCACCGCTCCTCGGAACTTGTCGGCTTCGCAGGAATAATCGCAACCTCGTGCATTGGGCAAGAAGACTATGAATTCGGATTCGTTGTCAAGGAGCAGTTCCGAGGGAGGCGATACGCTACCGAGATTGGCTGTCAGCAGATCGTGTATGGTCTCGAAGTTCTCGGGTTGCCTCGCATACTTGCCCTTGCTCACCCCAACAACCAGCCGTCGCTCACGGTTATTGAGAAGCACTTGGAGATGGTGCGCGTCGCGACTATACCGGCTACTCACGAACGTGGCGATCGGGATGTGTTCTGTCGCGAGAGATGCCATGGTGCCTGGTAG
- a CDS encoding MFS transporter, whose amino-acid sequence MVIYFTQRWVLGPLIPPLMQDFSVNRTTLGIVGSASLWGYMITPIIAGLLSDRFGRKRPVLFGILCFSTFTVVSGLAMNLGQLFAARFVTGIGEAFFVISLIAFTIEMFPERPGFYLTLMVSGNSLGWFAGPALAGWLLDLTGSWRWPFICTGIIGLVIFALLFWFWPEEKKRQSPPGHFFDRTILRRNNLLMLLLLSLTGAFQIATEFGFTMWYPVFLKTELLMTATTAGLIAGLFGIGQFFGRPIMGLISDRTGYRLVGIVGSVIQGISLILVLSAATPYSRVLFTLQAGFFGAAVMGALLTYTGLIFPSFKGLALGIIITFGYSTASFAPIAIGYLGDLYSVSTALWLVCVPTAFLAGAPFFASYLIQKTKKDF is encoded by the coding sequence ATGGTAATCTATTTTACACAACGATGGGTCTTAGGACCCCTCATACCCCCGCTCATGCAGGATTTTTCTGTTAACAGGACCACTCTCGGTATAGTCGGATCAGCATCCCTCTGGGGATACATGATAACTCCGATTATTGCCGGCTTGCTATCTGACCGGTTTGGCAGGAAGCGTCCGGTACTCTTTGGTATTCTCTGTTTTTCCACATTTACGGTTGTCTCCGGCCTGGCAATGAACCTTGGACAGCTCTTTGCGGCCCGGTTTGTGACAGGAATAGGGGAGGCTTTTTTCGTCATATCCCTTATAGCATTTACCATTGAGATGTTTCCTGAAAGGCCCGGGTTCTACCTTACCTTAATGGTTTCGGGTAATTCTCTGGGTTGGTTCGCTGGTCCGGCGCTGGCAGGATGGCTACTCGATCTTACCGGAAGTTGGAGATGGCCCTTCATTTGTACCGGTATCATCGGACTTGTTATCTTTGCCCTGCTTTTCTGGTTTTGGCCGGAGGAGAAAAAAAGGCAATCACCGCCAGGTCACTTTTTTGATCGCACGATACTGAGAAGAAATAATCTATTGATGCTCCTGCTTCTTTCTCTTACCGGCGCATTTCAGATTGCCACTGAGTTCGGTTTCACCATGTGGTATCCCGTTTTCTTAAAGACTGAACTGCTTATGACTGCTACAACTGCGGGCCTCATTGCCGGACTCTTTGGAATCGGTCAATTTTTCGGTCGGCCTATTATGGGGCTGATTTCAGACAGGACCGGATACCGCTTGGTTGGAATAGTGGGCAGCGTGATTCAGGGCATCTCGCTTATACTTGTTCTTTCCGCAGCGACCCCCTATTCAAGAGTCCTTTTTACGTTACAGGCAGGCTTCTTTGGTGCTGCTGTCATGGGCGCCCTCTTGACATACACGGGCCTCATATTCCCTTCCTTCAAGGGCCTGGCTCTCGGGATCATAATTACATTTGGTTATTCTACGGCTTCCTTTGCCCCCATTGCCATCGGTTATCTCGGTGACCTTTACTCGGTTTCCACTGCTCTTTGGCTGGTTTGCGTGCCCACTGCATTCTTGGCAGGCGCCCCGTTTTTCGCGTCCTATCTTATACAAAAAACAAAAAAAGATTTTTGA
- a CDS encoding AAA family ATPase: protein MRRFIDEELRRWKDGTRRKPLILRGARQVGKTWSLKEFGENRFESLALVDLERNPPLRRLFDGDIGAARICSDLEVLLRQKITPGKTLLFFDEIQACPRAITALRYFYEEIPDLHVVAAGSLLEFAFKEASFPVGRIQFLNLYPLCFAEYLEAIGNAAAAAVVLGNPGDITPAVHELLRNELKRYFFIGGMPAAVKAFAESGSLRDAFVVQGEIVESYRMDFAKYTPQVDRYCLDSVFTSLGQSVGQQIKYARLGEGYANPTLKKAFEALCLAQVARRIPSADASGLPLGASASAKIFKALLLDVGLMRFLSGMPDDVEYARGDLLAIYRGAMAEQFVGQEMLVSQNGSLYYWDRQAKSSSAEVDYLIVLNGRIHPVEVKSGATGSLKSLHLFLTAYPECGKALVFSDRPYADLPEQKITFMPLYSAYEASGGRETPDTL from the coding sequence ATGCGTAGATTCATTGATGAAGAACTCCGGCGGTGGAAGGACGGAACACGGCGTAAACCGCTGATATTGAGAGGGGCGCGGCAGGTCGGTAAAACCTGGTCGCTGAAGGAGTTCGGGGAAAACCGGTTCGAATCCCTCGCCCTGGTGGATCTGGAGCGCAATCCCCCCTTGCGCAGGCTGTTTGATGGCGATATCGGCGCGGCGCGCATCTGTTCCGACCTGGAAGTGCTGCTCCGACAGAAAATAACGCCCGGAAAAACCCTCCTTTTCTTCGATGAAATTCAGGCCTGTCCCCGTGCCATAACCGCCCTGCGCTATTTTTACGAGGAAATACCCGATCTGCATGTCGTGGCCGCCGGATCTCTTCTGGAGTTCGCGTTCAAGGAGGCCTCCTTTCCTGTCGGGAGAATCCAGTTTCTCAATCTCTATCCCCTCTGCTTCGCCGAATATCTGGAGGCAATCGGCAATGCTGCCGCAGCCGCCGTCGTTCTGGGCAATCCGGGCGATATAACCCCCGCCGTACATGAACTTCTCCGTAACGAACTGAAACGCTATTTTTTCATCGGCGGAATGCCGGCGGCTGTCAAGGCTTTCGCGGAAAGCGGCTCTTTGCGTGACGCCTTCGTGGTCCAGGGAGAGATTGTGGAATCGTACCGGATGGATTTTGCCAAATACACCCCCCAGGTTGACCGTTACTGCCTCGACTCGGTCTTTACCTCGCTGGGGCAGAGTGTCGGACAACAGATAAAATATGCGCGGCTTGGCGAAGGGTATGCCAACCCGACCCTGAAGAAGGCTTTCGAGGCGCTCTGTCTGGCGCAGGTGGCGCGCAGAATTCCCTCCGCCGATGCCTCCGGCCTGCCGTTGGGGGCGAGCGCTTCGGCAAAAATATTCAAAGCGCTGCTGCTGGATGTGGGGCTGATGCGTTTCCTGTCCGGCATGCCGGATGATGTGGAGTATGCCAGGGGCGATTTGCTTGCCATCTATCGCGGCGCTATGGCGGAACAGTTCGTAGGGCAGGAGATGCTCGTCTCGCAAAACGGGAGCCTTTATTATTGGGATCGGCAGGCGAAAAGCAGCTCCGCCGAGGTGGATTATCTGATCGTTCTGAATGGCAGAATTCATCCGGTGGAGGTGAAAAGCGGCGCCACCGGCAGCCTGAAAAGCCTGCATCTGTTCCTGACCGCGTACCCGGAGTGCGGCAAGGCGCTGGTCTTTTCCGACCGACCCTATGCCGATCTGCCTGAGCAGAAAATCACCTTCATGCCGCTCTACAGCGCCTATGAGGCGAGCGGGGGGCGCGAGACGCCGGACACACTCTGA